The DNA window GCATCGCGGTTCCAGCCCGGCAGCAGGTCTCTGGCCGCTCGCAGGAAGGGACTGTCCTGGTCGAAACCGATCAAGGCATGCCCTGCCAGGTCTTCCCGGCATGACGGCATGCCGGCGGCAGCCAGGTAATCGACATGAGCATACAAGCCCAGAGTCACCGCACCGATGCGGCGAGCCAGCAATTGCTCCTGTCGTGGCGCAGTCATCCGTACCGCAATATCCACCTCCTGCTGCAGCAGGTTCTGCAGCTGGTTGCTGGCGACCACTTCGACGGCCAGCCCGGGATGACGGCGCCGCAAGCGCACCAGGATCGGCGGCAGCACTTCCACGGCCACCACTTCGCTGGCCGACAGCCGTACCGTACCTGCCACCTTGCCGGCGGCAGCTCCCGCCGTTCGTTGCATGGCCGCCGCCAGGCTCTGCATCGCTTCGGCCTGCCGCTGCAAGGCGCGTGCTGTCTCGTTCGGCAACAGTCCGGTCTGCGAACGGGTAAACAAGGGTTGCCCCAGTGCCGACTCCAGTGCCGCCACATGACGTCCCGCCGTGGGCTGGGTGATGCCCAGCGATCTGGCCGCCGCCGACAGCGAGCCGGTCTGCAAGACGGCAAGCAAGGTCCGGTACCACTCCCATCCAATTGACTTGTCCATACACAAATGTATAGCCGATCACTGATCCTGGGCAATTTTCATGCATTGTCAGGTACCCCAGACTTCGATCTGTCTCAACACCGGATCCATTTCATGCCCGCTCAAACTGCAACAGCCGGCCGCGCCCTGGTTCTGGGTGCCCGCGGCGGCATCGGATCGGAAATCGTGTGGCAACTGCGGCAAGCCGGTTGGCAGGTGCGCGCGCTGTGCCGCTCGCCAGCGATGCCAGGCACCGATGCATCGGACATCGACTGGCGACAAGGCGATGCCCTGCGGCCGGATGACGTGATGAAGGCC is part of the Frateuria aurantia DSM 6220 genome and encodes:
- a CDS encoding LysR family transcriptional regulator yields the protein MDKSIGWEWYRTLLAVLQTGSLSAAARSLGITQPTAGRHVAALESALGQPLFTRSQTGLLPNETARALQRQAEAMQSLAAAMQRTAGAAAGKVAGTVRLSASEVVAVEVLPPILVRLRRRHPGLAVEVVASNQLQNLLQQEVDIAVRMTAPRQEQLLARRIGAVTLGLYAHVDYLAAAGMPSCREDLAGHALIGFDQDSPFLRAARDLLPGWNRDALAWRSDSDLAQLALLRAGGGIGVCQLGLAEPDPRLRRVLPQQVELQLETWVTMHEDLRESPRCRATFDALVEGLQVYAGGL